Proteins from one Cryptomeria japonica chromosome 4, Sugi_1.0, whole genome shotgun sequence genomic window:
- the LOC131050819 gene encoding uncharacterized protein LOC131050819 isoform X2 — translation MALKRMDRSCRTGPDYRLATVKEAEAYLEWIKHNDLLGEWDRARLLDGWIGGAGYDFHVQVGFRSCLGYMLVVEVGESPTSEISSTDDRNENLYSEVPKLSKEGRSAALFLCCEDWNYEVLHWLIESHKEEGRTSGVAISVDEETEEASKQISAVARKLHGARAKSRVPRAEFSCSSMRVLMSSILESAKSLTNNIQESERGKIINENLKRVLFLMEFNDLADQCWEELRLTEDLKRFEHYRFDTNMESTWEGVADTVWYATADAMAVVILSQCSKYHNEWVLQRERMDDRAVVASLTIYAQQLLERTFFGDESLWKYVEPAASEAAGDCKRFNKILRDRGYGTYSSGGHYDVLNIFLVQAAKKGDVNLVERLIDSSVKPSETDDKREKTALHHAAKLDDESKGLKIAGMLLRDSSLENAVDRKKRSPLHRAAFCGHSRMCRLLLRHKASVESKDAYGRTPLHHAVLRQHNEEVVHVLISERGEDSVEGSTCLVDVEDNHGKTPLHFAVECQATNVRMVSWLLSLSSQPQSYFKMLHLSSYLREFSRMGNKNFVQELLKEGGDPLAPDEEGKTTFHCAAECSNDEVACDIICMVLDEKKGKTNVEGARVRDKYGRNVLHVAAFLGHKQLCKWLLEKIPNIDTEDRDGQSAIYYAAAGAHDDNEVLDIFIFTEQGTNQVFLKDDSQTTPLHVAAARGNLKMVEKFLSKRVISEQKRKEYVRAPDALGQTALHKAASGGHKKIVKKLLDKGANPLQERDCDGKTALHFATQAEKGEDAMAIAKLLLNECESNKQKSLLLFASAVGIGSAEQSISSNSELKKYLLKEKSEILRTPGKENLLRVAATLGNIDMTRELLTRGANIADICSKDWRGKLQPEEKKNVGDVLKQIDHIVEQGTDKPTLWDDLGRIAYANGLAALFLNPFVKSPITVGISGEWGTGKSSLMIQTECILLNTTAQLAFSNSFQKEDFPGASEPKLSAKGEARRGEIVHALVKLQTMESIESIERESRPRPVLRRSDAKKWDDRDQKSGMTVIIQKIGMYVKRVFGYAKNFTLKVDKVRDPQKNSHTLCEFLRNYEPKHHQIFKSLAVMDRRDMFEYKENEEESGSRKQRFGGMPWEEDSMQGTTPSILTVRYNAWQYRNESEAWAGLAVEITKELEATMTVAHKLRTRWVYNWRTRRNSICFGVIFPCFLAVFVAFWFNTIVWLLLDRAQSKGIKDFKYGSLPVSAIVLVWAVVKSVVSSVKPISAQIVDFICLPDHTQKLGYHQKVIFDINFLKDELKYRPSWLWEFFAFIWCCITFSWDENYVPGTLIPKMPPAYKDNLRIVVFIDDLDRCQENVILQILSAVNLVLAACEINVILGMDKSMIERAIIRKFGDKTSKPNNKSNQDLADKYLRKIIQLPLDLPDPSSSESQLFLQGQLGMSDSRKGTTDSEAQNERPLTYGYMKLPKFQMGTSIPSKTKLAGVETTKSEAETGAKQEKTRNISDTAQKGFQNMEREETTGRPGPRVEETKTENNLKWRKFRVKWDSVHRFRTYWFGNQYHYDKLQKSDIDEEWDIEQGAGENSGVQKRREDSESKRRLMGLSPITTEMLIPKYSEGEKNAFCFHYTRATRNRKLPREWKCLMTYHRLAWNILSKSPQVIPLAGWQVQLISWVFVCWQWKHLITILVQNWQNLEVLRKWITVHDIQKGEVIDENSGPSLREIVEHYIDERWPTDKKSDNFQGVSAAKKKEDTIDSVNEEVGVNCRKSTEEVDKTSGNLPENTKIEDLIKQTIIKELEDPEGVLKLAIRNVLQEDEVKDMLKAIIKEAFEEEREREKQLGEVSNSYEEDNKGESSLQQGTTVKENQKASHKGGNNGKSKVKDEEEEREEWRKLRETLSRYNVSMGGIQAFQKFRFYCEPGHLQWPFLEQA, via the exons ATGGCCTTGAAAAGGATGGATAGGAGCTGCCGAACAGGCCCAGATTACCGTTTGGCAACCGTGAAAGAAGCGGAGGCTTATCTAGAATGGATAAAGCATAATGATCTGTTAGGAGAATGGGACAGAGCCCGTCTTTTAGATGGCTGGATCGGAGGCGCTGGTTATGACTTCCATGTCCAAGTGGGTTTCAGAAGCTGTCTTGGATACATGCTAGTCGTTGAAGTGGGCGAGTCACCAACTTCGGAGATATCCAGCACAG ATGACAGGAATGAGAACCTATATTCCGAGGTTCCTAAATTGAGCAAAGAAGGAAGGAGTGCTGCTTTGTTCTTGTGTTGTGAAGACTGGAATTACGAGGTCCTTCATTGGTTGATTGAGAGTCACAAAGAAGAGGGTCGCACGAGCGGGGTTGCCATAAGCGTAGATGAAGAAACAGAAGAGGCGAGCAAACAAATAAGCGCAGTGGCCAGGAAATTGCACGGTGCGCGCGCAAAGAGCAGAGTGCCGAGAGCAGAATTTTCGTGTTCTTCTATGAGAGTCTTGATGAGCAGCATTCTGGAGTCTGCAAAATCCTTGACAAATAACATTCAAGAGTCTGAGCGAGGCAAGATTATAAATGAAAATCTTAAAAGAGTATTATTCTTGATGGAGTTTAATGACCTTGCCGATCAGTGTTGGGAGGAACTACGTTTGACAGAGGATTTGAAGAGGTTTGAACACTATCGTTTCGACACAAACATGGAGTCAACTTGGGAGGGCGTTGCGGATACAGTTTGGTACGCTACGGCAGACGCCATGGCTGTTGTAATCCTATCACAGTGCAGCAAGTATCATAATGAATGGGTACTGCAGAGAGAGAGGATGGATGATCGCGCTGTTGTCGCATCCCTAACTATCTACGCCCAGCAGCTCTTAGAAAGAACCTTTTTTGGCGACGAAAGTCTGTGGAAGTATGTAGAACCAGCGGCAAGCGAAGCAGCGGGCGATTGCAAGCGGTTTAATAAGATTTTACGTGACCGAGGGTACGGAACTTACAGCTCTGGTGGTCACTATGATGTTTTAAACATCTTTCTTGTTCAGGCGGCAAAGAAAGGCGATGTAAATCTGGTAGAGAGGCTCATAGATAGTAGCGTAAAACCCTCTGAAACAGATGATAAAAGAGAAAAAACAGCATTGCACCATGCAGCAAAGCTGGATGATGAATCCAAGGGGCTTAAAATTGCAGGAATGCTGCTTAGAGATTCAAGCCTTGAAAATGCAGTTGACCGTAAAAAGAGGAGTCCTCTACACAGAGCTGCTTTTTGTGGACACTCCAGAATGTGCAGACTACTCCTCCGGCACAAAGCGAGCGTGGAAAGCAAGGATGCGTACGGTCGAACTCCACTACACCATGCAGTTCTACGCCAGCACAATGAAGAGGTTGTTCATGTTCTGATTTCCGAGAGAGGAGAGGACAGTGTTGAAGGGAGCACTTGCTTGGTGGATGTGGAGGACAACCATGGAAAGACACCTCTGCATTTTGCTGTTGAGTGTCAAGCAACCAATGTGAGAATGGTGTCGTGGCTGCTGTCACTGTCCAGTCAACCACAATCTTACTTTAAGATGCTACACCTTTCATCGTATCTGCGTGAGTTTTCGCGAATGGGCAATAAGAATTTTGTTCAAGAGCTGCTGAAAGAAGGAGGCGATCCACTTGCCCCTGACGAGGAAGGAAAGACAACATTCCATTGCGCTGCTGAATGTTCAAACGACGAGGTGGCATGCGATATTATTTGTATGGTGCTCGATGAAAAAAAAGGAAAGACAAACGTGGAGGGAGCAAGAGTGCGTGACAAATATGGAAGAAACGTGCTTCACGTCGCAGCTTTCCTTGGACACAAACAGCTTTGTAAATGGcttttagagaaaatcccaaatatAGATACTGAGGACCGTGATGGACAGAGTGCAATATATTATGCAGCTGCCGGAGCTCATGACGATAACGAGGTTTTGGACATATTCATTTTCACAGAACAGGGTACAAATCAAGTTTTTCTCAAAGATGACAGCCAAACAACGCCTTTGCACGTTGCTGCTGCGAGAGGCAACCTAAAAATGGTggaaaaatttctttcaaagagaGTGATTTCAGAACAAAAGCGCAAAGAATATGTTAGGGCACCAGATGCGCTGGGTCAAACAGCACTACATAAAGCAGCAAGTGGAGGCCACAAGAAAATTGTTAAAAAGCTTTTGGACAAGGGAGCCAATCCGTTACAAGAACGTGACTGTGACGGCAAAACAGCTCTTCATTTTGCAACTCAAGCAGAAAAGGGTGAAGATGCCATGGCAATAGCTAAGTTGCTGTTGAACGAATGTGAATCCAATAAACAGAAATCCTTGCTTTTGTTTGCTTCTGCTGTTGGAATTGGTTCTGCAGAGCAAAGTATAAGCTCCAACTCTGAGCTTAAGAAATATCTTTTGAAAGAAAAAAGTGAAATACTGAGAACACCTGGGAAGGAGAATTTGCTTAGAGTGGCGGCAACATTAGGCAATATAGATATGACACGGGAGCTCCTCACCAGGGGTGCAAACATTGCTGACATTTGCAGTAAGGATTGGAGAGGAAAACTCCAACCAGAAGAAAAGAAAAATGTTGGAGATG ttctcAAGCAAATTGACCATATTGTTGAACAAGGAACCGACAAACCAACTCTGTGGGATGATCTTG GACGAATTGCATATGCCAATGGTCTCGCTGCATTATTTCTGAATCCTTTTGTGAAATCCCCAATTACTGTGGGAATCTCGGGAGAATGGGGAACGGGAAAGTCTAGCCTCATGATTCAG ACAGAGTGCATTCTTTTAAATACAACGGCTCAGTTAGCATTCTCAAATTCATTTCAAAAGGAAGATTTTCCTGGAGCAAGCGAACCCAAATTGTCTGCAAAAGGGGAAGCCAGGCGTGGGGAAATAGTACATGCTTTAGTGAAGTTACAGACAATGGAAAGTATAGAAAGTATAGAGAGAGAATCTAGACCAAGACCAGTATTGCGACGGTCGGATGCAAAAAAGTGGGATGACCGTGATCAAAAAAGTGGGATGACCGTGATTATTCAGAAGATTGGAATGTATGTTAAACGAGTATTTGGTTACGCTAAAAACTTCACACTAAAGGTAGACAAG GTGAGAGATCCCCAGAAAAATAGTCACACCCTATGTGAGTTTTTGAGAAATTATGAACCTAAGCATCATCAAATTTTTAAGTCCCTGGCCGTCATGGATCGGCGTGATATG TTTGAATATAAGgaaaatgaggaagaaagtggatcTAGAAAGCAAAGATTCGGTGGCATGCCATGGGAGGAGGACTCGATGCAGGGGACTACACCTTCCATTTTGACTGTACGTTATAATGCCTGGCAATACAGAAATGAATCCGAGGCATGGGCAGGTCTAGCAGTCGAAATCACAAAAGAATTGGAAGCAACAATGACGGTGGCGCACAAGCTGAGGACTAGATGGGTATATAACTGGAGAACCCGTAGAAACAGCATCTGCTTTGGAGTCATCTTCCCATGCTTTCTTGCAGTATTTGTAGCCTTCTGGTTCAATACAATTGTGTGGTTGCTACTTGATAGAGCGCAAAGTAAAGGGATAAAAGATTTTAAATACGGAAGTCTACCAGTATCTGCAATTGTACTTGTTTGGGCTGTGGTGAAGTCAGTGGTTTCTTCTGTGAAACCGATCAGTGCCCAAATAGTGGATTTTATATGTCTTCCAGACCATACCCAAAAGCTTGGCTATCATCAAAAGGTTATTTTTGATATCAATTTTTTGAAAGATGAACTCAAATACAGACCCTCCTGGTTGTGGGAGTTCTTTGCATTTATATGGTGCTGCATTACATTTAGTTGGGATGAGAACTATGTTCCAGGAACGCTCATTCCTAAGATGCCCCCTGCATACAAGGATAATCTTAGGATAGTAGTCTTCATCGACGATCTCGATCGTTGCCAGGAAAATGTGATTTTGCAG ATATTATCAGCAGTGAATCTAGTTTTGGCTGCTTGCGAGATCAACGTTATTTTGGGCATGGATAAAAGTATGATCGAAAGGGCAATAATAAGAAAGTTTGGGGACAAGACTAGCAAACCTAATAATAAGTCCAATCAGGACTTAGCAGACAAATATTTAAGGAAGATAATTCAGCTGCCACTAGACCTACCCGACCCTAGTAGCTCAGAGTCCCAGCTTTTTTTACAGGGCCAGTTAGGTATGTCAGATAGTAGAAAAGGGACTACAGATTCAGAAGCACAAAATGAAAGACCCCTTACATATGGGTATATGAAACTGCCAAAGTTTCAAATGGGAACTTCAATTCCATCGAAAACTAAACTAG CTGGGGTAGAAACAACAAAATCTGAGGCAGAAACTGGAGCTAAACAAGAAAAAACCAGAAACATTTCAG ATACAGCCCAAAAAGGATTTCAAAATATGGAACGGGAAGAAACAACTGGGAGACCAG GCCCTAGAGTAGAAGAAACAAAGACCGAGAATAACCTGAAGTGGCGCAAATTTCGTGTTAAATGGGACTCGGTACATAGATTCCGGACTTACTGGTTTGGAAATCAGTACCACTATGATAAACTCCAAAAGAGTGATATTGATGAGGAATGGGACATTGAACAAGGCGCAG GTGAGAATTCAGGTGTTCAGAAACGCCGAGAAGACAGTGAGAGTAAGCGAAGGCTTATGGGTCTGTCCCCAATAACTACTGAAATGCTCATCCCTAAATATAGCGAAGGGGAAAAGAATGCGTTTTGCTTTCATTATACTCGAGCCACACGCAACAGGAAACTTCCACGAGAGTGGAAATGTTTGATGACATACCATCGGCTAGCATGGAATATTTTGTCTAAAAGTCCCCAAGTGATCCCACTGGCAGGATGGCAGGTTCAACTGATTTCATGGGTTTTCGTCTGCTGGCAATGGAAGCATCTCATAACAATTCTTGTACAA AATTGGCAAAATCTTGAGGTTTTAAGAAAGTGGATAACGGTACATGATATTCAGAAAGGGGAAGTTATTGATGAGAATAGTGGGCCTTCGTTGAGAGAGATTGTTGAGCATTATATTGATGAGAGGTGGCCAACTGACAAGAAGAGCGACAATTTTCAGGGAGTGAGCGCCGCAAAAAAGAAGGAAGACACCATTGACAGCGTCAATGAGGAAGTGGGTGTTAACTGCAGAAAAAGCACTGAAGAAGTGGATAAGACAAGTGGCAACTTGCCAGAGAATACAAAGATAGAGGATCTTATCAAGCAAACAATCATCAAAGAACTCGAGGATCCTGAAGGTGTACTGAAGTTAGCAATAAGAAATGTTTTACAAGAGGACGAGGTGAAGGATATGCTGAAAGCGATCATCAAAGAAGCtttcgaagaggaaagagaaagagaaaaacagCTAGGGGAAGTTTCAAATTCATATGAagaagacaacaaaggagaaaGTTCTCTGCAACAGGGCACAACGGTTAAGGAGAATCAGAAAGCTTCACATAAAGGTGGAAATAACGGCAAAAGTAAGGTGAAGGATGAAGAGGAGGAGCGAGAAGAATGGAGGAAGCTGAGAGAAACATTGAGCCGCTACAATGTTTCAATGGGTGGCATTCAAGCCTTCCAGAAATTTAGGTTCTACTGTGAGCCTGGACATCTTCAATGGCCATTCCTCGAACAAGCTTGA